In the Sarcophilus harrisii chromosome 3, mSarHar1.11, whole genome shotgun sequence genome, one interval contains:
- the P2RY14 gene encoding P2Y purinoceptor 14 yields MNNTTVANNTECPLNSLITQYIIPLLYFFVFVGGILLNAISAWIFFYVSNSKSFIVYLKNIVAADFLMSLTFPFKVLSDSKLGPWQLSIFVCKGSAVIFYVNMYVGIVFFGLIGFDRYYKIVKPLLASFVHTVSYSKILSLFIWVLMLLLAIPNIILTDQNAKEDDNIKCIKLKNEMGLKWHTASNYIFVAIFWIVFLLLIICYTAITRKIYKSYLRSRRKSISVKKKSSRNIFCIMFVFCVCFVPYHIARIPYTRSQTEKHYDCQSKEILLYAKEFTLFLSAANVCLDPIIYFFLCQPFRETLQKKFHFRLKVRHTPEASKTKRSNEMMDNAILDSTDTL; encoded by the coding sequence ATGAACAACACGACAGTGGCTAACAATACAGAATGTCCTCTGAATTCTCTAATCACACAATACATCATTCCTCTGCTCTATTTCTTTGTCTTCGTGGGTGGGATTCTGCTCAATGCGATATCCGCGTGgatctttttttatgtttccaACAGCAAGAGCTTCATCGTCTATCTCAAGAACATCGTGGCAGCTGACTTTCTGATGAGTCTAACTTTCCCATTCAAAGTTCTGAGTGATTCCAAACTAGGACCCTGGCAGCTGAGCATCTTTGTGTGCAAAGGTTCTGCAGTGATCTTTTATGTCAACATGTACGTGGGAATCGTATTTTTTGGGCTCATCGGATTTGATAGGTACTACAAGATCGTAAAGCCCCTACTGGCTTCTTTTGTTCACACAGTTAGTTACAGTAAGatcctctctctcttcatctggGTCCTGATGCTCCTCCTGGCTATCCCCAACATCATTCTGACTGACCAAAATGCTAAGGAGGACGACAACATTAAGTGCATCAaactcaaaaatgaaatggggCTCAAGTGGCATACAGCCTCCAACTACATTTTTGTGGCCATCTTCTGGATTGTGTTCCTGTTGTTGATCATCTGTTACACGGCCATCACGAGGAAAATCTACAAATCTTACcttaggtcaagaagaaaatccATCTCGGTCAAGAAAAAATCCAGTCGCAATATATTCTGCATCATgtttgtgttttgtgtgtgttttgttcCCTATCACATTGCCCGAATCCCCTACACCAGAAGCCAAACTGAAAAACATTATGACTGCCAATCCAAAGAAATCCTGCTCTATGCAAAAGAATTCACTCTGTTCCTATCCGCAGCCAATGTATGTCTGGATCccattatttatttctttctctgtcaaccATTTAGAGAAACACTGCAGAAGAAGTTCCACTTCAGGTTAAAGGTGCGACATACCCCAGAAGCCTCCAAAACCAAGAGAAGCAATGAAATGATGGACAATGCAATTCTGGACAGCACAGATACACTCTGA
- the GPR171 gene encoding probable G-protein coupled receptor 171 — protein sequence MHSNSSTICMIYKDLEPFTYFFYLIFLVGIIGSCFAVWAFTQKDANPKCVSIYLINLLTADFLLTLALPVKIIVDLGVAPWKLKIFHCQVTACLIYINMYLSIIFLAFVSMDRCLQLTHSCKIYRIQEPGFAKMISIVVWLMVLLIMVPNMVIPIDNIEEKPIVGCIEFKKEFGKNWHVFTNFICVAIFLNFSAIILISNCLVIRQLYRKKDSENYANVKRALVHILLVTGSYIICFVPYHIVRIPYTLSQSNVITDCPTKISLFKAKEATLLLAVSNLCFDPILYYKLSKAFRLKVTETFASQRETNVHQENPRRASKL from the coding sequence ATGCATTCCAACAGCTCTACCATTTGCATGATCTACAAAGATTTGGAGCCATtcacatattttttctatttgatcttccTCGTTGGAATTATCGGGAGCTGTTTTGCAGTCTGGGCATTCACTCAGAAAGATGCAAACCCCAAGTGTGTGAGCATATACTTAATTAACTTGCTCACAGCAGATTTCTTGCTCACTCTAGCACTGCCAGTGAAAATTATTGTCGACTTAGGGGTGGCCCCATGGAAGTTAAAGATTTTCCACTGCCAAGTGACCGCCTGCTTAATCTACATCAACATGTACTTATCGATTATATTTTTAGCCTTTGTCAGCATGGATCGCTGTCTCCAATTGACACACAGCTGCAAAATTTACAGGATACAAGAGCCCGGCTTTGCCAAAATGATCTCGATAGTGGTTTGGCTGATGGTTCTCCTGATAATGGTACCCAACATGGTGATTCCCATCGATAACATCGAAGAGAAGCCGATAGTGGGCTGcatagaattcaaaaaagagTTTGGGAAGAACTGGCACGTATTTACTAATTTCATATGTGTGGCAATATTCCTAAACTTCTCAGCAATCATTTTAATATCCAACTGCCTTGTCATCCGACAGCTGTACCGAAAAAAAGACAGTGAGAACTACGCAAATGTGAAACGGGCTCTGGTCCATATATTGCTAGTAACTGGAAGCTACATTATCTGTTTTGTTCCTTACCACATTGTTAGGATCCCCTACACTCTCAGTCAAAGCAATGTCATAACAGACTGCCCAACCAAGATCTCACTCTTTAAAGCTAAGGAGGCAACTTTATTGTTAGCAGTATCAAACCTCTGTTTCGACCCTATTCTATATTATAAACTCTCTAAAGCATTCCGGTTAAAAGTGACTGAGACATTTGCGTCACAAAGGGAGACAAATGTGCACCAAGAAAACCCAAGGCGTGCAAGCAAATTATAA